One genomic region from Mycoplasmopsis columbina encodes:
- a CDS encoding IS30 family transposase, with protein sequence MLLKKFDYSLSKIALIIGINKSSLSREIKLNSGFWGYFADEAEEKSHLRKKWSSYFKMINKFNNYQEFNKQFKKLFDKKTWGVEITHQQILNNFQNIKIPSLRTVFNWINSGFWIIKSSDRLRKKYKKGGKRNNGPIDRLVGKRWVRPFWTRPNNINNRSEFGHWEIDLIIGKKATNSEHLLTFVERKTRFGIIKKVPSKNSWIINLILWDLIKKYRLNVKSITTDNGFEFNKLFYIGYRLKIYIYQADPYASFEKGTIENFNGLVRRYFKKQTSFSEYSDQEILEVQNKINRMPRKIFGWFSADENFFMFNNIDDKWNPISLDEPLYKKNNLKRLSNTKRNLFFKKKKY encoded by the coding sequence ATGTTGCTTAAAAAATTTGATTATTCCTTAAGCAAAATTGCTTTAATTATAGGTATAAATAAATCTTCTTTATCTAGAGAAATAAAATTAAATTCTGGTTTTTGAGGTTATTTTGCAGATGAAGCTGAAGAAAAAAGTCATCTCCGTAAAAAGTGATCTAGTTATTTTAAAATGATAAATAAATTTAATAATTATCAAGAATTTAATAAACAATTTAAAAAGTTATTTGATAAAAAAACATGGGGTGTGGAAATAACGCACCAGCAAATTTTAAATAATTTTCAAAATATTAAAATTCCATCTCTAAGAACTGTTTTTAATTGAATAAATTCCGGTTTTTGAATCATAAAATCTTCTGATAGATTAAGAAAAAAATATAAAAAAGGTGGAAAAAGAAACAATGGACCAATTGACAGATTGGTTGGTAAAAGATGAGTAAGGCCTTTTTGAACAAGACCAAATAATATTAATAACAGATCTGAATTTGGACATTGAGAAATTGACTTAATTATAGGTAAAAAAGCAACAAACTCAGAACATTTATTAACTTTCGTAGAACGTAAAACCAGATTTGGAATCATAAAAAAAGTTCCTTCAAAAAACTCATGAATTATTAATTTAATCTTATGAGATTTAATAAAAAAATATCGATTAAATGTCAAATCAATAACTACTGATAACGGTTTTGAATTCAATAAATTGTTTTATATTGGATATCGATTAAAAATATATATTTATCAAGCTGATCCATATGCTTCTTTTGAAAAAGGAACAATTGAAAATTTTAATGGTTTGGTAAGAAGATATTTTAAAAAACAAACAAGTTTTAGTGAATATTCGGACCAAGAAATCTTAGAAGTTCAAAATAAAATTAATAGAATGCCACGTAAAATATTTGGATGATTTTCTGCTGATGAAAATTTCTTTATGTTCAATAATATTGATGATAAATGAAATCCAATTTCTCTAGATGAACCTCTTTACAAAAAGAATAATTTAAAAAGACTAAGTAACACAAAAAGAAACTTATTTTTTAAAAAGAAAAAGTATTAA